The Phycisphaeraceae bacterium genome contains the following window.
AGACTTCGCCTGAAAAGACGATCCTGATTCGGGGGGTTGAAGTGGAGCAGGTGTGCGCGAAGTTGGGTGTGCGTGCTTCATGAACCGGTGAGGCAGTCGTTCAGGAGTGCTGCTCGCACGCGCACGCCGTTGGAGACTTGGTCGCGAATGACGGAGCGCGGCACACCGGGCAGAGTGCCATCGGCGACGGCCGGGTCGATTTCGAGGCCTCGGTTGGTGGGTCCGGGGTGCATGATGATGGCATCGGGGTTGAGTTGGCGTGCGCGGGACTCGGTGAGGCCGAAGTGGGCGCGGTATTCGCGCGGCGAGGAGATGGTGCTGCTGGCTGTGGCGTAGCGTTCAAACTGAATGCGAAGCATGATGATGACGTCGGCGTCGGCGATTGTCTCGTCCATGGACCAGGAGATTTTGCACCCGAGTGATGCGAGCGACTCGGGCACAAGGGTGCGTGGGCCGGCGCAGGTGACTTGAGCGCCGAGCGAGCCAAGGAGCGCGATGTTGGAGCGAGCGACGCGCGAGGCTCCGATGTCGCCGACGATTGCGACGCGCAGGTTATGGAAGTCGAAGGTGGGTCGATCGAGGGCCTCGGCGATGGTGAGTGCGTCGGCCAGGGCCTGAGTCGGGTGCTCATGGCGTCCGTCGCCAGCGTTGATGACGCACAGGTGTGGAATGCAGCGGGCAATGAGTGCTGCTGCTCCGGCTTGTCTGGCGCGAACGGCGACAGCTTCGACGCCCAAGGCGGCGAGCGTTGCAGCAGTATCGATCATCGTTTCGCCCTTGTTGAGCGAACTGGAAGCGGTTGAGAGCTCGATGACGGTGGCGCTGCGCTGCTGGGCGGCGACGATGAAACTGGTGCGCGTGCGCGTGGAATCTTCGAAGAAGAGCGTGGCGAAGGTTCGGCCCCGCAGGCTCTGGTCGGGGGTGAAGGTACGGGCTTCGGCGAGGATGTGGCGCAGACGTTCGAGGGGCGTGCTTCGGATGGAAATGAGATGTCGCGGCCCGGAGGATGTCGTGCCGGTTGCGCCGGGACGATGGACGGAGGTTGAGGTCAACCAGGGGTCTCCTCGTCGAGGAGGTTGAGTTCGGGTGGCGAGACGACGCCGATGGACCAAGGCTGAACGCGTGTGACGCCCCACGGATAGACACCACCTTCGAGCCAGACGGTCATGCCTTGGTAAGTGACAACGTCGGAGGGGCTTGGTCCGAGTTCGAGAATGGGGCGGACGATGTCAACTTTGGCATGCGTGCCGCGAACCCAGATGCGTCCGACGTGGTAAATGGGCCGATCAAGAGTCTGACTCGTCAGCA
Protein-coding sequences here:
- a CDS encoding aspartate carbamoyltransferase catalytic subunit: MTSTSVHRPGATGTTSSGPRHLISIRSTPLERLRHILAEARTFTPDQSLRGRTFATLFFEDSTRTRTSFIVAAQQRSATVIELSTASSSLNKGETMIDTAATLAALGVEAVAVRARQAGAAALIARCIPHLCVINAGDGRHEHPTQALADALTIAEALDRPTFDFHNLRVAIVGDIGASRVARSNIALLGSLGAQVTCAGPRTLVPESLASLGCKISWSMDETIADADVIIMLRIQFERYATASSTISSPREYRAHFGLTESRARQLNPDAIIMHPGPTNRGLEIDPAVADGTLPGVPRSVIRDQVSNGVRVRAALLNDCLTGS